One window of Magallana gigas chromosome 2, xbMagGiga1.1, whole genome shotgun sequence genomic DNA carries:
- the LOC105330613 gene encoding uncharacterized protein yields the protein MDTYILIPDEFGLVLTLHPNPCNILEMSVAIWSNDFVPQGTFFYPDLGKLRVEKLEVYSKLPADDVRHKFGCQDDILNVEGKEVRRCNWVRFCKSSDKLELSNIFASCSEGKITYQTLRAIKPNDEIVVFFNPSSVQSDQNIKQEIVGDSEHSIVANNDDNDEEEEEEEIDVVDFSPEDDKETVTTDKEQNHLDQTKSEFNSSSESARSEKLFFTSPTISSSLLTSPIARADDCPSNVSGSDDQISIKLECSESDITNSSPEQMVPSERPIKRNRERTWLPCETCGKKFDRPSLLKRHMRTHTGEKPHACDVCGKAFSTSSSLNTHRRIHSGEKPHVCKVCGKRFTASSNLYYHRMTHDKEKPHKCTLCSKSFPTPGDLRSHMYVHNGSWPFKCEICHRGFSKQTNLKNHVLLHSGDKPHECILCGKKFALQCNLKTHMKTHEASTMQDNCIKCGKSFVPNQSSPKRVCTQCLKVKPDDAENGPKKRRITDFSISRLTETTPRKSSSFTPYRPNKSPGSEGQSPFPSPEFLHSSPYSPKLIPPPFGHSLLSPLQQTNVLANTVHFSHALMSPFHPRFFQSRGTGSLPKPLFGNDLSPGSETSFSRVPWSGSLSHHQGF from the exons ATGGATACGTATATTCTGATCCCGGACGAGTTTGGGCTGGTGCTGACTCTTCATCCGAACCCCTGCAACATCCTGGAAATGTCCGTGGCGATCTGGAGCAATGACTTCGTTCCCCAAGGAACCTTCTTCTATCCGGACCTCGGGAAACTCCGCGTGGAGAAATTAGAGGTCTACTCCAAGCTTCCAGCAGATGAT GTTCGACACAAATTTGGTTGCCAGGACGACATCCTAAATGTGGAAGGCAAAGAAGTTCGCCGATGCAACTGGGTCCGATTTTGCAAATCATCGGACAAGCTAGAACTCTCGAACATTTTTGCTTCGTGTTCGGAGGGGAAAATCACCTACCAGACACTGCGTGCAATAAAACCCAACGATGAAATTGTCGTGTTCTTCAACCCTTCTTCTGTACAAAGTGACCAGAACATAAAACAAGAAATTGTAGGAGATTCTGAACATTCTATCGTCGCTaataatgatgataatgatgaggAAGAAGAGGAGGAAGAAATTGACGTCGTGGACTTCAGTCCTGAAGATGATAAGGAGACAGTGACAACAGATAAAGAACAGAATCATCTAGACCAAACCAAATCAGAGTTCAACAGTTCTTCAGAATCAG cAAGAAGCGAAAAATTGTTCTTCACGTCTCCGACAATATCCTCGTCACTCTTGACGTCACCTATTGCCAGAGCAGACGACTGTCCTTCAAACGTCagcggaagtgacgaccaaataagt ATAAAATTGGAGTGTTCCGAGTCAGATATTACAAACAGTAGTCCAGAACAGATGGTTCCCAGCGAAAGACCAATTAAAAGAAACAGAGAAAGAACGTGGCTTCCTTGCGAAACATGTGGAAAGAAATTTGACCGTCCTTCGCTTCTTAAGAGACATATGAGAACACACACAG gaGAAAAACCTCACGCATGCGATGTGTGTGGAAAGGCGTTCTCAACTTCATCGTCCCTAAACACACACCGACGCATCCATAGTGGAGAAAAGCCGCATGTGTGTAAAGTGTGTGGAAAGCGTTTCACCGCGTCTTCAAATCTCTACTACCACAGAATGACGCATGACAAG GAGAAGCCCCATAAATGTACCCTGTGCTCCAAGTCCTTCCCAACACCGGGTGATCTTCGCAGCCACATGTACGTTCATAACGGGTCCTGGCCCTTCAAGTGCGAGATTTGCCACAGGGGATTCAGCAAGCAAACGAACCTGAAAAACCACGTTCTGCTTCATTCTG GAGATAAACCACACGAATGCATTCTTTGCGGGAAGAAATTCGCCCTTCAGTGCAATTTGAAAACTCACATGAAAACTCATGAAG cTTCAACTATGCAAGACAACTGCATCAAATGCGGAAAGTCATTTGTTCCAAACCAGAGTTCCCCAAAGCGAGTGTGCACGCAGTGTCTAAAAGTCAAACCGGATGATGCAGAGAACGGTCCAAAGAAGAGGCGGATCACTGACTTCAGCATCTCCAGACTGACAGAAACCACGCCCAGAAAGTCCTCCTCCTTCACTCCGTACAGACCAAACAAGTCTCCCGGCAGTGAGGGACAATCTCCTTTCCCGAGTCCGGAGTTTCTCCACTCGTCTCCGTACTCCCCCAAACTGATCCCGCCACCTTTTGGACACTCGTTGTTATCGCCTCTACAACAGACTAACGTTTTAGCAAACACCGTCCATTTCTCTCACGCCTTGATGTCTCCCTTCCATCCACGTTTTTTCCAAAGTAGAGGCACCGGAAGTCTACCCAAACCGTTATTTGGGAACGACCTTTCGCCCGGAAGTGAAACGTCGTTTTCTCGGGTGCCGTGGTCCGGATCTCTGTCTCACCACCAAGGCTTCTGA